Proteins from a genomic interval of Streptomyces fodineus:
- a CDS encoding YceD family protein translates to MASNARLDHRNPLVFDTHELGRRPGALQRLTRTIDAPVDLGIQGVIGVPEGAPVELELRLESVMEGVLVTGTARAQAEGECVRCLEPVGLELEADFQELFSYPDADDRGRVIAEPGADAEDDEDRFFLEDGMFDLEPLLRDAVVLALPMQPVCQEDCPGLCSECGARLADDPDHHHDAVDIRWAALQGLAGSLEDGEKDEMSGDATRSARVDEKQEK, encoded by the coding sequence ATGGCTTCCAACGCCCGCCTCGACCACCGCAACCCCCTCGTGTTCGACACGCACGAGCTGGGTCGGCGTCCTGGCGCGCTCCAGCGCCTGACCCGCACGATCGACGCTCCCGTGGATCTCGGCATCCAGGGGGTCATCGGAGTGCCGGAAGGCGCCCCGGTGGAGCTCGAACTCCGGCTCGAGTCGGTCATGGAAGGGGTGCTCGTCACAGGCACCGCCCGTGCACAGGCCGAGGGGGAGTGCGTAAGGTGTCTGGAGCCGGTCGGGCTGGAGCTCGAAGCGGACTTCCAGGAGCTGTTCTCGTACCCTGACGCCGACGACCGGGGCCGCGTGATCGCGGAACCGGGCGCCGACGCCGAGGACGACGAGGACAGGTTCTTCCTCGAGGACGGAATGTTCGACCTCGAACCTCTGCTGCGCGATGCGGTGGTGCTCGCACTGCCGATGCAGCCGGTGTGCCAGGAAGACTGCCCGGGCCTGTGCTCCGAGTGCGGAGCGCGGCTCGCGGACGACCCGGACCACCACCACGACGCCGTCGACATCCGTTGGGCGGCTTTGCAGGGACTCGCCGGTTCACTCGAAGACGGCGAGAAGGACGAGATGAGCGGCGACGCGACTCGATCAGCGCGCGTCGACGAGAAGCAGGAGAAGTAG
- a CDS encoding ATP synthase F0 subunit B has product MDVQKKLDEIVSAVAGARAMPMSASCVINRAELLAMLEEVRLALPGSLAQAQELIGDRQQMVEQARLEADRIISNAHAERGSLISDTEIARRSQAEADRILAEARKEAEEIRADADDYVDSKLANFEVVLTKTLGSVGRGREKLLGTGPGLDENGYEDEDAPERSHDPETLRHNADQYVDVKLGAFEAVLAKTLEAVGRGRQKLHGRIATDDLGALDTTTFQHSSDADYLADLAALAEQDTPAERPAQPARQQPQPPQQPSYEPQPAYAYDQQQPDPYGGFPQQPGYAQQDPYGYQQADPYAYQGAYDPQQAAYDQQQVQQVQQAQQAQQHQPQQGYALDETSLFDTGMISAEQLRAYEQGRGL; this is encoded by the coding sequence GTGGACGTGCAGAAGAAGCTCGACGAGATCGTCTCCGCGGTCGCCGGCGCCCGGGCCATGCCCATGTCGGCGTCCTGTGTGATCAACCGCGCCGAGCTGCTCGCGATGCTGGAAGAGGTGCGCCTGGCCCTGCCCGGCTCCCTCGCACAGGCGCAGGAGCTGATCGGCGACCGGCAGCAGATGGTCGAGCAGGCCCGCCTGGAGGCCGACCGGATCATCTCGAACGCGCACGCCGAGCGCGGCTCGCTGATCTCCGACACCGAGATCGCCCGCCGCTCCCAGGCCGAGGCCGACCGGATCCTCGCCGAGGCCCGCAAGGAGGCCGAGGAGATCCGCGCCGACGCCGACGACTACGTCGACTCCAAGCTCGCCAACTTCGAGGTCGTCCTCACCAAGACCCTCGGCTCGGTCGGCCGCGGCCGCGAGAAGCTGCTCGGCACCGGCCCCGGTCTGGACGAGAACGGCTACGAGGACGAGGACGCCCCCGAGCGCAGCCACGACCCGGAGACCCTGCGCCACAACGCCGACCAGTACGTGGACGTCAAGCTGGGTGCCTTCGAGGCGGTCCTCGCCAAGACGCTGGAGGCCGTCGGCCGCGGCCGGCAGAAGCTGCACGGCCGGATCGCCACGGACGACCTCGGCGCCCTCGACACCACGACCTTCCAGCACTCCAGCGACGCCGACTACCTCGCCGACCTCGCGGCCCTCGCCGAGCAGGACACCCCGGCCGAGCGCCCGGCCCAGCCCGCCCGGCAGCAGCCGCAGCCGCCGCAGCAGCCGTCGTACGAGCCGCAGCCGGCCTACGCCTACGACCAGCAGCAGCCGGACCCCTACGGCGGCTTCCCGCAGCAACCCGGCTACGCCCAGCAGGACCCCTACGGCTACCAGCAGGCCGACCCGTACGCCTACCAGGGGGCCTACGACCCCCAGCAGGCCGCCTACGACCAGCAGCAGGTCCAGCAGGTCCAGCAGGCCCAGCAGGCCCAGCAGCACCAGCCGCAGCAGGGCTACGCTCTCGACGAGACCAGCCTCTTCGACACCGGCATGATCAGCGCGGAGCAGCTGCGGGCGTACGAGCAGGGCCGGGGGCTGTAG
- the coaD gene encoding pantetheine-phosphate adenylyltransferase produces MRRAVCPGSFDPITNGHLDIIARASRLYDEVYVAVMINKSKKGLFEIEERIELIREVTADYANVRVEAFHGLLVDFCKQRDIPAIVKGLRAVSDFDYELQMAQMNIGLTGVETLFVPTNPTYSFLSSSLVKEVAAWGGDVSHLVPAPVLQALNKRLRRD; encoded by the coding sequence GTGCGCCGCGCCGTCTGTCCCGGGTCGTTCGACCCGATCACCAACGGACATCTCGACATCATTGCCCGCGCCTCCCGTCTGTACGACGAGGTCTACGTCGCGGTGATGATCAACAAGTCCAAGAAGGGCCTGTTCGAGATCGAGGAGCGGATCGAGCTGATCCGCGAGGTCACCGCCGACTACGCCAACGTCCGGGTCGAGGCCTTCCACGGCCTCCTCGTGGACTTCTGCAAGCAGCGCGACATCCCCGCGATCGTCAAGGGCCTGCGTGCCGTCAGCGACTTCGACTACGAGCTGCAGATGGCCCAGATGAACATCGGCCTCACCGGCGTCGAAACGCTGTTCGTGCCCACCAACCCCACCTACAGCTTCCTCTCCTCCTCCCTGGTCAAGGAGGTCGCCGCATGGGGCGGCGACGTCTCCCACCTGGTGCCCGCCCCGGTGCTCCAGGCCCTGAACAAACGTCTGCGCAGGGACTGA
- the rsmD gene encoding 16S rRNA (guanine(966)-N(2))-methyltransferase RsmD has protein sequence MTRVIAGRAGGRRLSVPPGTGTRPTSDRAREGLFSTWQSLLGGPLDGERVLDLYAGSGAVGLEALSRGAGHTLLVEADARAARTVRENVRNLGLAGAEVRAGKAEQVIRTAPPAEPYDLVFLDPPYAVTDHDLREILLTLRSGGWLAKDALVTVERSTRGGEFPWPDGFEAIRSRRYGEGTFWYGRAASTCEDAR, from the coding sequence ATGACCCGCGTGATCGCCGGCCGGGCCGGCGGACGGCGCCTCTCAGTACCGCCCGGCACCGGAACACGGCCGACATCGGACCGCGCCCGCGAAGGTCTCTTCTCCACCTGGCAGTCCCTGCTGGGCGGCCCTCTGGACGGCGAACGCGTCCTCGACCTCTACGCAGGCTCGGGCGCCGTGGGCCTGGAGGCCCTCTCCCGGGGCGCGGGCCACACGCTCCTCGTCGAAGCCGACGCCCGCGCGGCCAGAACCGTCCGCGAGAACGTGAGGAACCTGGGCCTTGCCGGCGCCGAAGTACGAGCAGGCAAAGCGGAACAAGTCATCAGAACCGCGCCCCCCGCCGAGCCGTACGACCTCGTCTTCCTCGACCCCCCGTACGCTGTCACAGATCACGATCTTCGGGAGATTCTCCTCACACTCCGCTCGGGAGGCTGGCTCGCGAAGGACGCCCTCGTCACCGTGGAGCGCAGCACCAGAGGCGGCGAATTCCCGTGGCCGGACGGCTTCGAGGCGATCAGGTCCCGTCGCTACGGCGAGGGAACGTTTTGGTACGGTCGCGCCGCCTCTACGTGCGAAGACGCACGATGA
- the recG gene encoding ATP-dependent DNA helicase RecG: MDLVPALEEPLKQPLKSVLGPATAKVMAEHLGLHTVGDLLHHYPRRYEERGQLTHLADLPMDEHVTVVAQVADARLHSFASAKAPRGKGQRLEVTITDGSGRLQLVFFGNGVHKPHKELLPGTRAMFAGRVSVFNRRLQLAHPAYELLRGDSEETVEAWAGALIPIYPATAKLESWKIGKAVQTVLPTAQEALDPLPPSLREGRGLVPLPEALLKIHRPHTKADIADARARLKWDEAFVLQVALARRRYADSQLPAVPRAPRPDGLLTAFDDRLPFTLTDGQQKVSREILDDLATEHPMHRLLQGEVGSGKTLVALRAMLTVVDAGGQAAMLAPTEVLAQQHHRSITEMMGELAEGGMLGGAEQATKVVLLTGSMGAAARRQALLDLVTGEAGIVIGTHALIEDKVQFHDLGLVVVDEQHRFGVEQRDALRGKGKQPPHLLVMTATPIPRTVAMTVFGDLETSVLDQLPAGRSPIASHVVPAADKPHFLARAWERVREEVANGHQAYVVCPRIGDDIDEAADPKKDPKKDPKKDPKKADKSKSPEDEAEKRPPLAVLDVADQLSRGPLQGLDVEVLHGRMNPDDKDAVMRRFAAGETDVLVATTVIEVGVNVPNATVMVIMDADRFGVSQLHQLRGRVGRGSAPGLCLLVSEMPEASAARQRLNAVAATLDGFELSRIDLEQRREGDVLGQAQSGARTSLRVLAVIEDEEVIAEARQEATAVVAADPELERLPGLRTALDALVDEEREQYLEKG; the protein is encoded by the coding sequence ATGGATCTCGTGCCCGCACTGGAAGAACCACTGAAGCAGCCACTGAAGTCGGTGCTCGGCCCAGCCACCGCGAAGGTGATGGCCGAGCACCTCGGCCTGCACACCGTCGGCGACCTTCTCCACCACTACCCGCGCAGATACGAGGAGCGCGGTCAGCTCACCCATCTCGCCGACCTCCCCATGGACGAGCACGTCACGGTCGTCGCCCAGGTCGCCGACGCCCGCCTGCACAGCTTCGCCTCCGCCAAGGCCCCCCGCGGCAAGGGCCAGCGCCTGGAGGTCACGATCACCGACGGCAGCGGCCGGCTCCAGCTGGTCTTCTTCGGCAACGGCGTCCACAAGCCCCACAAGGAGCTGTTGCCGGGCACCCGGGCGATGTTCGCCGGCAGGGTCTCCGTCTTCAATCGCCGCCTCCAACTCGCCCATCCGGCCTATGAGTTGCTCCGGGGTGACAGTGAGGAAACGGTCGAGGCCTGGGCCGGCGCCCTGATCCCGATCTACCCGGCCACCGCCAAACTCGAGTCCTGGAAGATCGGCAAGGCGGTCCAGACGGTGCTGCCCACCGCCCAGGAGGCCCTGGACCCCCTCCCGCCGTCCCTGCGCGAAGGGCGTGGCCTGGTCCCGCTCCCCGAGGCCCTCCTCAAGATCCACCGCCCCCACACCAAGGCCGACATCGCCGACGCCCGCGCCCGCCTGAAGTGGGACGAGGCCTTCGTCCTCCAGGTCGCCCTGGCCCGCCGCCGCTACGCGGACAGCCAACTCCCCGCCGTCCCCCGCGCACCCAGGCCCGACGGCCTCCTCACGGCCTTCGACGACCGCCTGCCCTTCACCCTCACCGACGGCCAGCAGAAGGTTTCCCGCGAGATCCTCGACGACCTCGCCACGGAACACCCGATGCACCGCCTGCTCCAGGGCGAAGTGGGCTCGGGCAAGACGTTGGTGGCCCTGCGCGCCATGCTCACCGTCGTCGACGCGGGCGGCCAGGCGGCCATGCTCGCGCCCACCGAGGTCCTGGCCCAGCAACACCACCGCTCGATCACCGAGATGATGGGCGAGCTGGCGGAAGGCGGCATGCTGGGCGGCGCCGAGCAGGCCACCAAGGTCGTCCTGCTCACCGGCTCCATGGGCGCCGCCGCCCGCCGCCAGGCCCTGCTCGACCTGGTCACCGGCGAGGCGGGCATCGTCATCGGCACGCACGCCCTGATCGAGGACAAGGTCCAGTTCCACGACCTCGGCCTGGTCGTCGTCGACGAGCAGCACCGCTTCGGCGTCGAGCAGCGCGACGCCCTGCGCGGCAAGGGCAAACAGCCCCCGCACCTGCTGGTCATGACGGCCACCCCGATCCCGCGCACGGTCGCCATGACGGTCTTCGGCGACCTGGAGACCTCGGTCCTCGACCAGCTCCCCGCCGGCCGCTCCCCGATCGCCAGCCATGTCGTCCCGGCCGCCGACAAGCCCCACTTCCTCGCCCGCGCCTGGGAGCGGGTCCGCGAGGAGGTGGCGAACGGCCACCAGGCGTATGTCGTCTGCCCCCGCATCGGCGACGACATCGACGAGGCGGCCGATCCGAAGAAAGATCCGAAGAAAGATCCGAAGAAAGATCCGAAGAAGGCGGACAAGAGCAAGTCCCCCGAGGACGAGGCGGAGAAGCGCCCGCCGCTCGCCGTCCTCGACGTGGCCGACCAGCTGAGCCGCGGCCCCCTCCAGGGCCTCGACGTCGAGGTCCTCCACGGCCGTATGAACCCCGACGACAAGGACGCGGTGATGCGCCGGTTCGCGGCGGGCGAGACGGACGTCCTGGTCGCCACGACGGTCATCGAGGTCGGCGTGAACGTCCCGAACGCCACGGTCATGGTCATCATGGACGCCGACCGCTTCGGCGTCTCCCAGCTCCACCAGCTGCGCGGCCGGGTCGGCCGGGGCTCCGCCCCCGGCCTGTGCCTCCTGGTCAGCGAGATGCCCGAGGCCAGCGCCGCCCGCCAGCGCCTGAACGCCGTCGCCGCCACCCTCGACGGCTTCGAGCTCTCCCGCATCGACCTCGAACAGCGCCGGGAGGGCGACGTCCTCGGCCAGGCCCAGTCCGGCGCCCGCACCAGCCTGCGCGTGCTGGCCGTCATCGAGGACGAGGAGGTCATCGCGGAGGCGAGGCAGGAGGCGACGGCGGTCGTAGCGGCGGATCCCGAGCTGGAGCGCCTGCCCGGTCTGCGTACGGCCCTGGACGCCCTTGTCGACGAGGAGAGGGAGCAGTACCTGGAAAAGGGCTAG